The Arachis ipaensis cultivar K30076 chromosome B07, Araip1.1, whole genome shotgun sequence genomic interval AGCGATGTCCAAGTTCAAGTCTCTGATGCATCTGCTACTGAACCAGGAATTACCCTCAATGACTATGAGTTTTTCGTTACTTGGACCGATGCATGCACAACTACATCACTTGATTTTTCTTTATTGTCTATATCCACTAGATGTTTGGTCAATTGGGCTACCCATGCAAAGTTGTATTTTTTTGCGGGGTTAACATGTGGATGCATGAGCGCCTTGCGAAAGGTGGAGCCAATAACACTGTATTATTTTCCATTTGTTGTATGAGAGGGAAGATGACCCTGCCTTTGCTGCCGGTTTTGCCTCCATtattggtgttgttgttggatGGTGATGATGAACGAGTTGTGCATTATCAAAAACATATTAGGGCCTTCAATGGTATGTTTTCATTCACATCTATGGCTGGAAAGATTCAGTACACGCTTAACAAGGGATCTGCTCCTCCGATGTTTGTTATTAGTGGCCAAAATTACCATTCCATTGGGAGTTTGATGCCATAACAATCTAACAAGCCAAAGTTTGCACAACTCTATTTTTGTGATACGAAGAATGAAGTCCAAAACAGGATTGACGCAACTGGGTGAGTTGGTTTCATTGATCATTATTTTGAATTTCTCAACCGTTGATATTCTAACTACGTATCATATGCTTTATTGGGTTGTGACCTTGATTTATCCTTATGTCTTTTTTTTGTAGCCACTCTTATCAGCACAATTCAATTGATCAGATAATTGTGGCCGACCTCAGCAACATTCTTGATTCCCATAACTCTCTTGCTAAGTCTTTTCGGTATGCTAGGCAAAGGTTCGCTGAAGATTCAACCACTCTGCTACAGCTTCGTCTTATTAAGAATAGGAATACGGATGGTAGAAAATATAATCTACCATCTGCATCTGAAGTTGCAGCTCTTATTATAGGTGATTTTGATACGGAAAACCTTGCGAGGGATGTTATCATTCAGACACGTTCAAATCAGTTGAAAAGTATTGATGTTAATCATCCTCAGTACCTTGCTCTACAGTATCCCTTGCTATTTCTATACGGAGAAGATGGTTTTAGGAGCGACATCTTAATATCCGAAGAGAGATCTAAGCAAAATATACATAAACAAAAAACGATTAGCATGAGGGAATTTCTTTCTTTTCGAATTCAAATGACAGCACATGAGTCGCAAGTTCTTCTAAAATCAAGACGTTTGTTTCAACAGTTTTTGGTTGATAGTTACACTGTGGTAGAAGCTAAAAGACTACAATATCACAAGTACCACCAGAACAAGTTTTGCTCCCATCAACTGCAAGGGCTTCATGAGTGCCTAATTCATGGGGAAACACAAGCTGCCAGAATTGGCAAACGAGTTATCCTGCCATCGTCCTTTGTCGGTGGTCCCCGATACATGTACAACAATTGCAAAGATGCATTTGCTATGTGCAGGTATGCCGGTTATCCTAGCTATTTTATTACTATCATATGTAACCCAGAGTGGAACGAGATTAAAGAATGCGTTGCCAAATATTCATTAAAGCCAAGTGACAGGCCGGATATCATATCTAGAGTGTTTAAGATCAAGTTAGACGCATTACTAAAAGACTTAAAGGATGGGTCTATATTTGGAAAGCCAAAAGCAAGTAAGCTTTTTTCATTCAGTCTATTTCAAGTTCACACTTGCAGATTCGTCTTTTTTCGTCATTTGTTATTTCCCTCCCAACATAGCctattcttttttccttttctttgatttAGTTATCTACACAGTTGAACTCCAGAAGCGTGGCCTTCCCCACTGTCACATTTTGTTGTTTATTCAGCCAAACGAGAAGCCTAGATCATCCGATGATATTGACCATCATATCTCAGCTGAGATACCTGATGAACACATGAAAAACTACACAGATTAGTCCAGAAGTTCATGGACCCTGTGGGGTTTTCAACACGAGCAGCCCATGTATGGTTAACAAAAATTGTTCCAAGTTCTATCTGATGGCATTCCGTGAGAAAACAACCATAGACAGTGTAGGTTTCCCCAAGTATAAACGTTCGGATAATGGCCGCACAACAAGCAAGAAAAATGTTGACGTCGACAATCGGTTCATTGTTCCGTGTAATGCGGCGCTGCTTCTTAAGTATGGTTGTCACATAAATGTCGAGTACACTTGCCAGACGTCAGCTATAAAGTATTTGTTTAAGTACGTCCACAAAGGTAATGACCGTGTCACAGCTTCATTTTTTCGATCTCATGATTCAGATGATTCGGTTGTCACTGTGGATGAAATCCAAAATTACTATGATTGCCGATATATATCTACCTACGAGGCATCCTGGAGGCTATTCGGTTTTGAGATTCAGTTCAAAGAGCCTAACGTCATACGCCTTCCATTCCACTTGCCGAATGAACATAATATTTTATACGAAGATCATCAGCTTATTGAAAATGTAATCGAGACTGCGGTTTCAAAGGATAGTATTTTTATTGGATGGTTGAAGGCTAACAAGGATTTTGATGCTGCCCGTACCCTTACCTACGCATAGATGCCATCATATTTTGTTTGGGATAAGCAAGGGCATATATGAAAGCCGCAGAAGCAAGGGCATGTGATTGGTCATCTCATACATATTCCTCACTCGCATGGAGAGGAGTACTGCCTTCGTTTGTTATTGAACTATCAAAAAGGGTGCCAGACATTTGCTGATATTCGTTCTGTTGGTGGCGTTATGTACGACACATTCAAAGAAGCCTGTTATGATCTCGGGTTGTTACAAGATGACAGGAAATTTATTGATGCAATTAATGAAGCCAGTTCATGGGCTTCACCAAATTATATCAGGAGGTTGTTTGCAATACTTTTGATGTCAAATAACATGGTCCGTCCCGACATGGTCTGGGAACAATGTTGGCAGCATTGTGCAGATGACAATTTTTGATAGAAGACATAACTTAGGTGaagtttgcattttttttttgcacTATTATTTTGCTATTTCGCCAAACTCACACCTAGCTATTTACAAACTGCCCCATTCTTTTTTCATTATACTTCTGtgttttatgtatttattctttATCACCATGGCGAAGTAGTTTGTGATGTAACTCTCTTCTATTATGGGTTTAGGTTTCGAGCGTTCCGCTGATGAGATCAAGTCCACCACTCTCGCCAAAATTGAAAAATTGTTGCAGAGAATGGTAGGACACTAAAAGAATTTACTAACATGCCTTTTCCTGATTCGGTGGATTCGATTGAACCTCCCGACACAGTCTTCTTTGATGAGCTCAATTTTGATAAGATAGAGCTGGCAAGTATTTCTGTCGATTTAGTTTCCCTCTTGAATCGAGACCAGCGTGTCGCGTACGACACAATAGTCAATGCAGTCACTCGTGGCATGGGTGGTTTTTTCTTTGTTTATGGATATGGTGGAACTGGGAAGACTTTTCTATGGAATGTGCTTTCTGCTTCAATACGGTTGAAGGGTCATATTGTTCTCAACATGGCATCCAGTGGCATTGCAGCGCTGTTGTTGCCTAATGGGCGAACTGCTCATTCACGCTTTAAGGTTCCACTCAGTGTTAATCAAGATTCCATTTGTAATATAAAGCAAGGAACACCTCTCGCACATCTTATTTCATCTGCAAAATTAATTATATGGGACGAGGCACCTATGTTAAACAAATTTTGCTTTGAGGCTCTCGACAAGTGCCTTAAGGATGTTCTTCGTTTCAATCATGGATATAATCCCGATGCCCCATTTGGTGGAAAAGTTGTTGTTCTGGGAGGTGATTTCCTTCGGATATTGCCTGTGATTCCTCGTGGTTCCCGAGAGGAGATTGTTCATTCATGTATTAATGCTTCGAACTTGTGGCAATGTTGCCAGGTGTTGCAATTGGCCGAAAACATGAGGTTGGGCTGTGGTGCGCAAGATATCCACAATGTACAGTTAGAAGAATTTGCTGACTGGCTGCTTCAAATAGGTGACGGGTTACTCGGAGACAGTACCGATGGCAAATCGGTTATTAGAATACCCGACAACTTGCTATTGTATATTGAGTCTCCAGGTCTCCACGATTTGGTGTTGTTTGTTTATCCTAACATTTTACTCCATACTTCTAGCGTGGATTATTTTAAGGATAGGAGTATATTGGCACCAACACTTGATGTTGTTATTGAAGTTAACAATCATGTGATGTCTTTGATCCCTGGCAATGAAAGGGTTTACCTGAGCTCTGACACACTACTTAACGAAGATGGTCACTTAGAATCTGAATTATACACAATGAGCACAGAGTCGTTGAATGCGTTGAATTGTTCTGGAATTCCACAACACAGGTTAGTTCTTAAAATTGGTGTTCCTATGATGCTTCTTCGCAATATTGACCAATCTAATGGACTATGCAACAGTACGCGAATGTAAGTTAGACGACTTGGTGGCCATATCATTGAGTGCGTCATATTAGCAGGTCGTAATACTGGTGAAGTTGTCTTTATTCCCAGGATGAATATGGCCCCTAAGAATGAAACATTACCGATCAGGTTTATCTGGCGACAATTTTCGATTACGCTTTGCTTTGTGATGACCATAAACAAGTCCCAGGGACAAACACTGTCAACTGTTGGCGTGTATCTTCCAAGACGGCAAGACCTGTTTTCACTCATGGTCAGCTTTATATGTTGCACTCTCTCGGGTCAACAGTCATTCTGGTTTGAAGATATTAGTTATTGGCTATAACGGCACAGACTCAAATCATATTATTAATGTTGTCTACAGAGAGATTTTTACCAACTTACTGCATTCCATTCCGTCTTGAATGGTACGTTTGTTGTGTGTCTCTTTAGTCATCTTCTCAAGGTGCTATTTGCATTTCGTCTCTTTAAGACTGTAGTTAATTCTTGCGAATATGCTATTGTTGAATATTGCCACAACGGGATGTCGTTCTTTATGCTTAGAAGCCATTTCTTTTATGTGCCCGTGCCTGGCACGGATCTTAAAACTAGTTATAATCTTGTTTTAAGACTGATTTTAGTAAAAAGGTGTTGAATAAATAGCTGTCCACGTGTCAAGAACTTAAACATGTACTAGTTACTTATTATATATAGATAGAAATcattttactttttcttcttcatgTTTCATTTTTTTCATCGATATCCTaagaatatttaaaaattttactaaaatatcaatattttaataatatttaaaatttttcNNNNNNNNNNNNNNNNNNNNNNNNNNNNNtttttttataaaattaaaagttaaaaaaatatatatatgcaatACACATTTTCCTCCATTAATTTAACGAAAATCTTTACTCTTCACTAACGCTTTAGTTTATTAGATTTAATTTGTTAGAGAATTAGTTTTATAACTAACAATCAGCAAATAAAATAATGATGAATAAgcaaaaattaagaaagaaaagagaagtttaaaacataaaaataaaaatattaactaaaaaaagTTGATTCATAAAGGAGAAAAGATATATACCATTGGCATTTTgacaaggaaaaaaaaagaatcaaaacAAAAACAGATTGAGCAACCGCAAATGTCAAAGGAAGATGATTATTATTCAGAAAAAAAAGGGAAATCATCAGCTGAATCATTATACCAACAAATAAAGTTCACCATTATTTTTCAAAAAGGAAGGAATAGCTAAATAAAGTTAATTTTAGATTAGCTGCGTTAGTTTGATTTGGTAAATAGCTTAATCTAGATTATAATTAATTCCCTATGCTTATTATATAATATCATAAttcagctttttttttttttacctttttttttaaagttCAGCCTGCGGTGATATTGAACTCCATTTAAAATCTCCGACATTTACTTAAATGGATCAGTGACCTAACCACTAAACTAACTCAACTTTATTAGAAAACTAAAGCTAGGCAAAATCTCTAATCCCTTTTATAACAAAATCTGTTGTCATCATAATCAGACATCAAATGCACCAGTGGGATCTACCTTCATGAAAAATTAAAGCCTCTGCTATTAGACTAAACACTAATCGCTTACATGATTAAGTTATTGCATTACAAGAACGAAtgaaatatggaaaagaaaatctAAAACAGAATGTACTAACAAGAAAAAGTTTATACTAAACATGAAGGATGAAACAATACTGAACAACTAATAAACCAATTTTCTAgccttaaaattaaaaataaaccagaaaagaatctgaagaagaagaggaggaggatgatCTTGTGGAAGTAATAAAATGAAGGTTCCTAAGAGCTCCAAAACTTGTGCTGTGTCGCGGAAGGAACCGATCGGTCGCTCTTTTCAGAAATGCTGTGTATTCTCCTAATATCTGTGTCATAATCACcgccatcatcatcttcttcttcttttcttgaaATCTCAGAGAGCTTCTTCTTAGGGAGGAGCCTTAAGAGGGTATCAGGGGTCCTTTATATAACtaagttatttaatttaatttatttttctttatgagTTTGGTAGCGATAACGTGTGGCCTTTTAAGTTTTAAGCCAATGGATTTTTGAAATATGTGGGGTTAATTTGGAAAACTATAATGATTCCATATTTCATAAAAGCAAAGGTAGTTAGGCAAAAAAGATTATAATTCTGGCACTTTCTGGTGCATGTTTCAGCAGTACATACACTACACAGTGAATTTTAGGCACATTTAATCATTAAATAGCTTTTACTATTACATGCTAATTACCACCATGCATGATGATAATAAATTGATCATACATGTTGATTGAGTTTTTTTATTTGCTGcttcataatcaaattaataaGGCTTAGCTAATTTTAATCAGAGTAATGATAGAAAACTAACACTATAGCAGTAAATTTCAGCCAATAACACTAAATAAGTTATCAAATAAATTCAGTATAAAGTCTATTATAGAGATTTTGTTGAGTTCGAATTTTAGACATTTCTTTTAATTGGgtttcatatatttttatttttaaaaatttcagatgttttttttcttatattaaaTATTGGTTGCAATGTTGGTTGTTTAGCATGACTTTCTCTTTTAATTATTATCTTGTAATTATAACTTAAAGTTAACGTTTCTTGATTTGTCATAAAAATGACATCTTGATCAAAGTCGTGTGAATAGAAAAAAGTTTAATTACATGAAGAAATTGCTACAGCCTAAGTATTTGACCTTAATAGATGTGGTAAACCTTCAAATCTCGTGGAAAAAATGTTCATATTAAATTAATGTTTAGTTGTACTTTGAACAAGATTGTCAATTAAAAATGAAGGATTTTACCTGCTTTGAATCATGTTAACCAAAGTCTTTAACAAACTTTGAATATATGATGATATGATTGACGTAGATTAACATTCACATGCTAGCTAGCTGTTTAATCACTAATTATACGCGTAAATGCCATAATAGTCATCACGGTTATGACGAATTTATTTTGTCatgtatttttgtgtggtttaATAATATATTTCCAACCAATTTAGGTTGGTTGAGTGGTCAACTCACTTGTTCGGTTAAACAAGTGTCGGGAATTCGAATCATGTCTTGTGCGTGCAGTAACCCATTGGCCAACAGCAGATCCTTAAATGGAGTTCGAATTCACAACGAATTAGTCTTTGACCTGTCAGGTTAAGGGATACAGTGGACAGCAAAAAGAatattatattttcaattttgaaGAGTTGATTTGGCATGATCCTATTGGAAGAAACATTTGGATTGGATTGCAAGTTTTTGAAATTGAAGCATGATTGAAGCCACGAGGTTTGGTAGCGATGCATGTATTGGTGCGTGTGTTTTGGCTTTGgctgcctttttttttttacaaaaaaaaaaaaaagttcagaaatatatataattacattNNNNNNNNNNNNNNNNNNNNNNNNNNNNNNNNNNNNNNNNNNNNNNNNNNNNNNNNNNNNNNNNNNNNNNNNNNNNNNNNNNNNNNNNNNNNNNNNNNNNNNNNNNNNNNNNNNNNNNNNNNNNNNNNNNNNNNNNNNNNNNNNNNNNNNNNNNNNNNNNNNNNNNNNNNNNNNNNNNNNNNNNNNNNNNNNNNNNNNNNNNNNNNNNNNNNNNNNNNNNNNNNNNNNNNNNNNNNNNNNNNNNNNNNNNNNNNNNNNNNNNNNNNNNNNNNNNNNNNNNNNNNNNNNNNNNNNNNNNNNNNNNNNNNNNNNNNNNNNNNNNNNNNNNNNNNNNNNNNNNNNNNNNNNNNNNNNNNNNNNNNNNNNNNNNNNNNNNNNNNNNNNNNNNNNNNNNNNNNNNNNNNNNNNNNNNNNNNNNNNNNNNNNNNNNNNNNNNNNNNNNNNNNNNNNNNNNNNNNNNNNNNNNNNNNNNNNNNNNNNNNNNNNNNNNNNNNNNNNNNNNNNNNNNNNNNNNNNNNNNNNNNNNNNNNNgtgcattaaaattaaattgtatataaatacaagtataaaattattttacactaataatattgtattaaaattaaattatatataaaatttgcAATCCTTATATTATTTATACATCAGTcccaatatatatttttttcctaGGGAAGAAACCAAAATCACATCACatgtaaatcaaatttaaaagggaACAATGAAAGGACACAAATAGATAATAATAAAGTGCTTCAGCATGCCTCCAAATATATACAAATGAGATGATGAATGTGGAACATGTCCATTCAAAAATTTACACTCATTTTTTGACAAGCAACTTAATGATAATTCATGACCTTCCACATGATCAATTTGTTATTTTTAGAAAGAATATGATCTAGTGAAGACTTTTTTCCACGCTTTCAAACTTAGAGAGCGAACCTTAGTCAAAGTTAAAGAGCGCTTAAAATCTTTGTGATGAAGAGTTGTTATTGGTGAAGATGGTGATGATTTTGGATCCTCTAATAATTCAAGATTGTCTTCAGGGTTCCAAAAACGAGCATCTTTTCTCTTGCTTCTTACGGTTTCTAGCACATCATATTTGTTGCAAATTCCCCATAGTAAACAAAATAAGtaataatacacaaaaatataaataattttaaaaatatatatgccAGTAAATAAtgaatgtaatttttttatttttaaaaaaatccatTAGATACGTCTTAAGTTTATTTACCATGTTATGTGTTAGATAGTATCCGCTATTATGTTTGTATGTATACTTAGTATGTatgaataattttgtttttgcATTGTTGTGTTGCTCAGTTTACCATCTCTTGACCTATGCTGTTGTTTAAGTTTCTATTAATAGAATTATTCAGCTCTCCAgtaaacaaacaaataaacagtttagattagtttttttcttttatagtcACCCAGGATAGCATaatctaataatatatatatgtaaCCAACCCTAGGACCAATATAATACCTGATTTATGTTAGTTGGTTGATTAATGATTTCTTTTTCCTAATATAATACAGCATGCCCAAATAAATATTATCATTTCAGATTAGCAATAATTTATACTTATTAAAATTTATacacatgaattaatacaatttatacttatatttatcAGAATTTGTATATATAAACTAGTAAAATTtacttgttaaaaataatttaatatttatattgacTAAATACagattaaaattactaaaaattgCTAATTCTCAAAATTTTGTGATATTATTTTGTCAAGCTGGTAAGCTGGTTTGTTATAGCCTTCACAAAAAAATCAATCAATAGATGTTTTTCGTGACAAAAATCAATCAATTTAATTAAATGTGAATAGCGGTGAGCGCCAACAGGGCCATAGCCCAATGGCATCAATATTTTCTATTGACGCAAATATTTAAAGCTTACTTGAAGCTTGACCTCAGAATCCATACCAAAAATAGAGTGACCTCAGAGAAAAACACCAGTAGCCCAAAATCACCATCAACTAAGAAATTATTTTAGCGAAGAGTAAAGTTGAGTCGTGAGCTTTANNNNNNNNNNNNNNNNNNNNNNNNNNNNNNNNNNNNNNNNNNNNNNNNNNNNNNNNNNNAATAAACAATATTCTAGAGATCAAaagttactttatttttttttttacacctTCTAAATAGTTATTTAAATATCTCTACAAAAATTTAGACTAAATGAATAAATCGTTAgctaaatacaaaaaatttttctgctattgataaaaatataatatttattagctatttttgttgcattttcaaATCATTCAAGAACTTATCTATCgtttatatttttaaaagttatttttgttAGCGGTATAAACTTTTAGATATCACTTTAATAATTTATTCTAAAAGAAAATAATCTTTACTACTCTTCATTGAAAAATACTCTTCATCATAGCATTATTTCTCAACTGTACTAATTGCCCCTCCTCAGACCAAAATTGGGGAGAAAGAATTTTAAACCCTCAACAAATTATATATAGTAGTGTTGGTATGAATTCTTTTTCACATAAATATTTAATCATTTATCAcattattaagaaaaaaaaaactatttttttaagcTGATATGATATAATTTGTGATCATGAAAATTGATGACAATCTCACTAACTCTAAAAGATATATACATTgctaataacataaattaaaatgcGCAGAGACACTATGGCTGAAGAAATCATCAAACAGTTTCCATAACCAAAAACGGTagtatatacattttttttatatatttaattaattaccttTAAGAGCAGATAAGGCTTTCTTGATTTTCTTCTCGCATCCATAAGAATACAAGGGAACCATCATCTCCACATACTGTGCCTCCACAACATTCTTGTACGCTGCTACTATTTGCATGTTCGccatttctgttttaattatgaTTTGCCTTAATTATAACtaccaaattcaaattcaattttgtCAAATAATAACAATTTTTTTCAGCTCTATGCCTCTATGGATATTTCTCCAAAGACTTGTGtcttgtgtgtatatatatatataaggacaTGATCCATATACATGATGATTAGGTTCATGatctatatataattatatatacataGATTCTCTTAAAAAGGGGCTTTTACTAGCtagtctttatttttaatttctttctaaGATTAAGATTATGTGCTTTTAATTTGATGAAAGATGTGTTGCCTTTAATTTAGGAAATGAATTGAAGTCCAGCTTTATAGATAGGGTATGAGTAGTGATGACGTGGATGATGCCAAGTTGTGTCAGCAACTATtggttagttaataaaaaaaatcaaaagttaaTTGCTGAATGCATTGTATTCGCCTTGCTAAAATTTTATTATTGGGAATTGGGAAATTTTGGAGTTTGGTTCCCATGTGACATGTTTTCCTTATCAATGAAGGTAAATTGAAATGAGATGTGTTGTGACTACTGACTAGGAACTTGAGCAATAAAAACCTTGCGCTTTAATAGATGAACATCATGATCCTTAATATTATTATTGTGGCTTCTCATCAAAGTTTAAATGGACGCTTTACTTGATCATATTATAAATGCTAATGCCATGCACATGCAATGCAAGTGTTGTACGTTGGTTCTTGGTGGAAAAAGCTACAAATAAAAACgaaataaaagtataaaatctCTCTAGGCATAGATATGTGCCTGCAAACATATATATAACTTGAAAAAAATAGAGCTACACCCCATAGTGGTCCCTGAAGTTATACTCGTACTTCATAGTAGTTTCTGAACTTAACAATTATCTAAAATAGTACCTGAAATTACACTTTGGAACCCAGTGTTGTCCTTCTGGCACATTTCCTCCAGCTGGCGTGATCGGAAAGCTGATGTGGCTAAGTTGGTGACACCTGGACAACGCTGAAACGATGTAGTATCGTTGGTGGCGTGTAAATGTCCTAAAATGACGTCGTTTCAGTCCAAAGTTGGTTTTGAAGAGTCCCCCATCAAACGTTAACGTAACGCATTGTCTTCCCTCCCTCAAAATACATCAGAAACCCCTCCTCCCCTATACTCATCAATGGCGGTGGATGGATTGCTGTAACTGTTGCAATTTCTGTGGAGCACGACTGCTATATAGGATCGGATATCGTCATCTGCCTCAAACGAAGACCGTATCGAAGGCTGGTTTCTCTGAAAAAGGTAaggggaaaaagaaaaaatataatgtGATATAAGGAATGCTCTGTTTTTTGTTAAGGTTGTTAGTTTAATCTCTTCATCAGTTAGAAACAATTTTTTGGAGTGTAATCTATGGGTATGCATGTTTGTGTTTCGCAATATTTAGCTAGGGTTTGATCGCAACTAGTTTTCTGAGTGGTTAGGCTAATGAAAGTCTTGACTGTATAAGGGTTGTTTGTCATGGTGAAAAGCTGTTTCTTATCTGTTATGCGTTGCTGCATTTACAGTTAATGTGGTTTCCAAGTTGTTGATATGGTTGAAGATGATGAGGTTGATCATGAAACTTTGTTTTTAAATTGCAGATGGGAGATCCTTAGATTACCATCATATTTCACCATGGAGGGTTATTCGTCACAGAGCGTGATGGAAGTGTGAGTTACAGTGGTGGACAGATTTCTGAGTTGCAGAGACTTGACGTAGACACAGTGGATGTATTTTTTGTCCGAGACTACTATAAGACACTTGGGTATGACAATGTGACTCACTGTTGGTGGCTGATGCCTAATAGGCCATTGCAAAGTGGTCTTAGATCTTTGACACATGACAAAGAGCTCATAGAGATGTGTTATGTTGCTCAGACCAACAAGGAAATTGTCCATGTGTATTATGAACATGGGATCTCCAAACCTGTGTCCAAAGGCAAGGAGCTAATGGTGCTACAAGAACTTATTCCACATCCATACCCCACCATCAATGTCACAACCAATACAATTTTCACCACATCACCACCAATTCCAACCTCAGAACCAATAAACACCACAATTCCTACTCCAACAACAATCCCTCCAACTATGCCTACTGGTAAAGGTATTTCAGGGTCAAAGCATAAGAGTCACATTACTGCATCTGCTTTTAGTTATTCTAAATCACCACCCAAAAAAATGGTAGCACCCACGGCTGCTGCTCCCATTATTAAGCCCACCCCACCACCCAAAACAATGGCCAAACCCACAGTTGCTACTAGTTCCAAGCCCAACCTACCACAAAAAAGAATGGGACAGTCCACTGCTGCTCCTACAAGCAAGCCCAACCCACCACCAAAGTCAACGGCCCAGCCCACTTCAAAACCTCTAACAAGATCAGCATCACAAAAATCAAGGAGGTCTGATATACCAAAGAAAGGccctcaaaaaataaaaaaa includes:
- the LOC107608439 gene encoding uncharacterized protein LOC107608439; the protein is MANMQIVAAYKNVVEAQYVEMMVPLYSYGCEKKIKKALSALKGNYGIYIFKIIYIFVYYYLFCLLWGICNKYDVLETVRSKRKDARFWNPEDNLELLEDPKSSPSSPITTLHHKDFKRSLTLTKVRSLSLKAWKKVFTRSYSF
- the LOC107606946 gene encoding uncharacterized protein LOC107606946; translated protein: MDHHAKFARQRRMNLLSNKRRQVNELMSTSGPKNADPNIQIYEPPQNNMGVPEHSPATVGAVQGSSPCNVSKIRGKHITRSKVTLQPFLRISCSDQIPKHVANSPSSQSTNCHLPEASDVQVQVSDASATEPGITLNDYEFFMFGQLGYPCKVVFFCGVNMWMHERLAKGGANNTVLFSICCMRGKMTLPLLPVLPPLLVLLLDGDDERVVHYQKHIRAFNGMFSFTSMAGKIQYTLNKGSAPPIHSYQHNSIDQIIVADLSNILDSHNSLAKSFRYARQRFAEDSTTLLQLRLIKNRNTDGRKYNLPSASEVAALIIGDFDTENLARDVIIQTRSNQLKSIDVNHPQYLALQYPLLFLYGEDGFRSDILISEERSKQNIHKQKTISMREFLSFRIQMTAHESQVLLKSRRLFQQFLVDSYTVVEAKRLQYHKYHQNKFCSHQLQGLHECLIHGETQAARIGKRVILPSSFVGGPRYMYNNCKDAFAMCRYAGYPSYFITIICNPEWNEIKECVAKYSLKPSDRPDIISRVFKIKLDALLKDLKDGSIFGKPKAIIYTVELQKRGLPHCHILLFIQPNEKPRSSDDIDHHISAEIPDEHMKNYTD
- the LOC107606945 gene encoding ATP-dependent DNA helicase PIF2-like; this translates as MPFPDSVDSIEPPDTVFFDELNFDKIELASISVDLVSLLNRDQRVAYDTIVNAVTRGMGGFFFVYGYGGTGKTFLWNVLSASIRLKGHIVLNMASSGIAALLLPNGRTAHSRFKVPLSVNQDSICNIKQGTPLAHLISSAKLIIWDEAPMLNKFCFEALDKCLKDVLRFNHGYNPDAPFGGKVVVLGGDFLRILPVIPRGSREEIVHSCINASNLWQCCQVLQLAENMRLGCGAQDIHNVQLEEFADWLLQIGDGLLGDSTDGKSVIRIPDNLLLYIESPGLHDLVLFVYPNILLHTSSVDYFKDRSILAPTLDVVIEVNNHVMSLIPGNERVYLSSDTLLNEDGHLESELYTMSTESLNALNCSGIPQHRLVLKIGVPMMLLRNIDQSNGLCNSTRM